A single window of Sphingobacterium sp. ML3W DNA harbors:
- a CDS encoding ABC transporter permease, giving the protein MLKNYIKIAWRSLWKNRFFSMLNIFGLAISLAIAILLITYGRQELSYNGQFKKEADIYRVIMQANAEYNHEKWSNLPNAVGPAMQSDIPEVNTTARLVRLDFTGFGSIRANDHNFIEKNIYLTDSSLFNLFDVEFTEGNSLTAFSTPNSVVISSSKKDKIFGKEPALNQKIIINQRDTLNISGVFQDFPVNSSFEGDIFLNILDSWMGKNVHWSNASYFTFCLLNKHADPTIIAEKATALIDKYVPKENQYLTQFHLQPLSHVYLNSQDLRDNMSTRKGNMKTVNTVFFLSFLIILIACINYMNLATARSQKNGKEVGINKVLGAHRNQIKLRFYLETGIIAFFSIMFGLLLAIIALPSFSHVIGSDITIANLLSMANIGISLAIWFIITLLGGSYPAFVMANIPSLSLMKNSITQSKIAQYLRNGLVIFQFTCSIVLIIGVIIISLQMHHISEKDLGYQPTNIVTMPIRYITSMDKLKNLNESIQSLTGTQSIATLQTFPGFGESGKKIHRPGETKEGLPVNTSSSLGAVVPTLGLHLIAGKDLPNDLAPTDSSCYMLINEVIASYLGYTNPNEAVGQIIPTELSPRTTIVGVVRNFNFQSLKDAVGGYMYYRTNSPNESYRYLLIRYDTQSVPSYIAQIQQLFNQQFPEVAFDYQFLDEHIQKYYTAENRTNHIISTFSVLTIFIACLGLFGLAAFTAEQRKKEIGVRKVLGSSSFKIVQLLSTKFIGLIILSLLIATPIAWWIFSHWLQDFNDKITFPLWSFAVAGVFALSIALITVGYQALKAALINPVESLRDE; this is encoded by the coding sequence ATGTTAAAAAATTATATCAAAATCGCTTGGCGTAGCCTTTGGAAGAATCGTTTTTTCAGTATGCTAAACATTTTTGGCTTAGCCATCAGTTTAGCCATTGCTATCTTATTGATTACCTATGGCCGTCAAGAATTAAGTTATAATGGACAATTTAAGAAAGAGGCTGACATTTATCGTGTCATCATGCAGGCAAATGCTGAATACAATCACGAAAAATGGAGTAACCTTCCTAATGCTGTTGGCCCAGCAATGCAGAGTGACATTCCGGAAGTAAATACAACTGCTCGTTTGGTACGCTTAGATTTTACTGGATTTGGTTCTATTCGTGCTAATGATCATAATTTCATTGAAAAAAACATTTACCTCACGGATTCTTCCCTGTTTAATCTTTTCGATGTGGAATTTACAGAAGGAAATAGCCTTACCGCTTTTTCGACCCCCAATAGTGTCGTCATTTCTTCCAGTAAGAAGGACAAAATATTTGGTAAAGAACCTGCATTAAACCAAAAAATAATCATCAATCAGCGAGATACACTCAACATATCGGGCGTATTTCAGGACTTCCCGGTGAATAGTTCTTTTGAAGGAGACATTTTCCTGAATATCCTGGATTCGTGGATGGGTAAAAATGTCCATTGGTCCAATGCCAGCTATTTTACTTTTTGTTTGTTGAACAAACATGCTGACCCTACAATCATAGCAGAAAAGGCGACCGCTCTCATTGATAAATATGTACCAAAAGAGAATCAATACTTGACCCAATTTCATTTACAACCGTTATCGCATGTTTACCTAAATTCACAGGATTTACGGGATAATATGTCCACCCGTAAAGGAAATATGAAAACGGTAAATACTGTATTTTTCCTTTCTTTTCTTATTATTCTTATCGCTTGCATTAACTACATGAACTTAGCGACTGCCCGCTCCCAAAAAAATGGTAAGGAAGTCGGAATTAATAAAGTATTGGGTGCCCACCGCAACCAAATCAAGTTGCGATTTTACCTTGAAACAGGAATTATCGCCTTTTTTTCCATTATGTTTGGATTGTTGTTGGCAATAATAGCCCTCCCTTCGTTCAGCCATGTCATTGGCTCTGACATTACCATTGCTAACCTGCTCAGCATGGCGAATATAGGTATCTCTTTGGCCATATGGTTCATCATAACACTCCTGGGGGGAAGTTATCCAGCCTTCGTGATGGCCAATATCCCAAGCCTTTCGTTGATGAAAAACAGCATCACGCAAAGTAAAATTGCACAGTACCTTCGTAACGGATTGGTTATATTCCAATTCACCTGTTCCATTGTTTTGATTATTGGTGTTATCATTATTTCCTTACAAATGCATCATATCTCTGAAAAGGACCTCGGCTATCAACCAACCAACATCGTTACGATGCCAATACGTTACATCACATCGATGGATAAGTTGAAAAATTTAAATGAGTCCATTCAAAGTTTGACTGGTACCCAAAGTATTGCTACGCTACAGACCTTCCCAGGTTTTGGTGAAAGTGGCAAAAAAATCCATCGTCCTGGCGAGACTAAAGAAGGCTTACCGGTCAATACCTCCAGTAGTTTAGGAGCCGTAGTTCCTACCCTTGGTCTTCACCTCATTGCTGGGAAAGATTTACCGAATGACTTAGCACCTACGGATTCCTCCTGCTACATGTTGATCAATGAAGTGATTGCGTCTTATTTAGGTTATACAAACCCCAATGAGGCTGTGGGACAGATTATTCCCACTGAACTATCTCCCCGCACAACTATTGTAGGGGTGGTACGCAACTTTAATTTTCAAAGTTTAAAAGATGCTGTAGGTGGTTATATGTATTATCGCACCAATAGCCCGAATGAAAGCTACCGCTACTTACTCATTCGTTACGATACGCAAAGCGTACCATCTTATATCGCTCAGATACAGCAATTATTCAATCAGCAGTTCCCTGAAGTGGCATTCGATTACCAATTTTTAGACGAACACATCCAGAAATATTACACAGCGGAAAACCGAACAAACCATATCATTTCAACCTTCTCAGTGCTCACCATTTTTATTGCCTGTTTGGGTTTATTTGGATTGGCTGCTTTCACTGCGGAACAACGAAAAAAAGAAATTGGCGTTCGGAAGGTTTTAGGGTCAAGTTCCTTTAAAATTGTTCAATTGCTCTCCACGAAATTTATAGGCTTAATTATCCTGTCTTTACTTATCGCGACCCCTATAGCTTGGTGGATATTCTCTCATTGGCTACAAGACTTTAATGATAAGATTACATTTCCATTGTGGTCATTTGCGGTCGCTGGGGTATTTGCGCTAAGCATTGCTTTAATTACAGTAGGCTATCAGGCATTAAAAGCCGCCCTTATAAACCCCGTAGAAAGTTTACGTGATGAATAG
- a CDS encoding ABC transporter permease, giving the protein MIKNYLKLTFRNLWKIKGYSAINILGLTVGLTSFLIILLYLNYELNYDRWDPELEKVYKVSLRKAESDISPNTQAPLANLLREKGSQIEASTKISPDATFEAPLSVGEKTFSQSGMISADSLFFNVFPYKIVAGDALNPLQKPNAMVISEAMASKFFGKENPIGKTIKVFNSFELEVTAVMENPKGPTHLAIEIVHRSPFENDNYHWGNWSFHTYVKTKNVLAGNELESAIDQIYYRERLQKEKGKTYPEYIKSTNRESLFVDAVHDIHNFPKYGSSQISTISILLILAILLLFTGAINFSNLSIASSLRRAKEVGIKKVLGSSRGNLFWQFMIEIALQCIIALLLSILILSIAIPYFNREFHVSLSLFGLGSSWTLIAQVIGCLLVVTLLSGLYPAIFLSRYNTTKVLKGDYSTGKQGLALRNGLIVVQFVVAAFFIISIVVVNRQLTYMQHSDKGFSSEQVLRVQAFMMKTREENFDQVKNELLRIPGVQSVAKTTKVPGDVLSDTSTTDFKHKGESYRMGSVKVSQDYFKTLHIDLVDGRLFNNNHGDQHTRSAIINEAAAYKLGLQHANGGMYISYLGCDSIPIEVVGIVKNFNVSGFEQEIQPTVFTIGNEACYFQSGGAILIKISGSDSHKTVAGIEKLWKDIEPGLGIRYSFLDENFQQLFASHIRLQRIVTFFGFTAIALAIVGLFALTAFLIGRRTKEISIRKILGADLGDLGILLGKDFIRLVALAVLIALPLGWWAADAWLQSFVYRISLNVWLFTISAAVLLVIAACTIGVHILKASRSNISDNLRNE; this is encoded by the coding sequence ATGATAAAGAACTATTTGAAGTTAACCTTTCGGAACCTTTGGAAAATCAAAGGATACTCGGCCATCAATATTCTTGGACTAACCGTAGGTTTAACCAGTTTTTTGATCATCTTATTATACCTCAATTATGAGCTGAATTATGATCGTTGGGATCCGGAGTTGGAAAAAGTATACAAAGTTTCTCTACGTAAAGCCGAGAGCGATATTTCTCCCAACACACAAGCTCCTTTGGCAAATTTGTTGCGAGAAAAGGGGTCACAAATAGAAGCAAGTACGAAGATTTCGCCAGATGCCACTTTTGAAGCACCCCTTTCGGTGGGTGAAAAAACATTCTCACAAAGCGGTATGATTTCAGCTGATTCGCTATTTTTCAACGTGTTTCCTTATAAGATCGTAGCGGGTGATGCCTTAAATCCACTGCAAAAACCCAATGCTATGGTCATCAGTGAAGCAATGGCATCCAAGTTTTTCGGAAAAGAAAACCCAATAGGAAAAACCATTAAAGTATTCAATTCGTTTGAGTTGGAGGTCACTGCCGTTATGGAAAATCCAAAAGGACCTACCCACTTAGCTATTGAAATCGTACACCGTTCGCCATTTGAAAATGACAATTATCATTGGGGAAATTGGTCATTCCATACCTATGTCAAAACCAAAAATGTCCTAGCGGGAAATGAGCTAGAATCTGCCATCGATCAGATCTACTACAGGGAAAGACTACAGAAAGAAAAAGGAAAAACTTATCCGGAGTATATCAAATCTACTAATCGTGAAAGTCTTTTTGTCGACGCGGTACATGATATCCATAACTTCCCCAAGTATGGAAGCAGTCAAATTAGTACGATTTCCATTTTACTCATTTTAGCCATATTGTTGCTCTTTACTGGTGCGATTAACTTCAGCAACCTTTCCATTGCTTCCTCTTTGCGTCGTGCTAAGGAAGTGGGTATAAAAAAAGTATTAGGTTCCAGCCGAGGTAATTTATTTTGGCAGTTTATGATCGAGATTGCGTTGCAATGTATCATCGCTTTACTCCTATCCATCTTAATTCTGAGCATCGCTATTCCCTATTTCAATCGTGAATTCCACGTATCGCTAAGCTTATTCGGACTAGGTTCTTCTTGGACATTAATAGCCCAAGTCATCGGATGTCTCCTAGTAGTCACCTTACTTTCTGGTCTTTACCCCGCTATTTTCCTCTCGCGCTACAATACGACAAAGGTACTTAAAGGTGATTATTCTACGGGTAAACAGGGGCTTGCTTTGCGCAATGGGTTGATCGTGGTTCAGTTTGTGGTAGCTGCTTTTTTCATTATCAGCATCGTTGTTGTCAACCGTCAATTAACGTATATGCAGCATTCGGACAAGGGTTTTTCTAGCGAACAGGTATTACGTGTACAGGCATTCATGATGAAAACTCGAGAAGAGAATTTTGATCAGGTGAAAAATGAACTGCTTCGTATCCCAGGGGTACAGTCCGTAGCGAAAACAACAAAAGTACCTGGCGATGTTTTATCGGATACGTCGACCACAGACTTTAAACATAAAGGTGAATCGTATCGCATGGGATCGGTCAAGGTTAGTCAGGATTATTTTAAAACACTCCATATCGATTTAGTTGACGGTAGGTTATTCAATAATAACCATGGGGACCAACATACCCGTTCGGCGATTATTAATGAAGCTGCTGCTTATAAACTAGGCCTTCAACACGCAAACGGCGGGATGTATATCAGCTACCTTGGTTGTGACAGCATCCCTATTGAAGTGGTTGGAATCGTAAAAAACTTCAATGTATCGGGTTTTGAGCAAGAAATACAACCTACAGTCTTCACCATTGGTAATGAAGCTTGTTACTTTCAATCTGGTGGTGCCATATTGATTAAAATTTCTGGCAGTGATAGCCACAAAACGGTTGCGGGAATTGAAAAACTTTGGAAAGATATCGAACCAGGTTTAGGCATCCGCTACTCCTTTTTAGATGAAAATTTTCAGCAATTATTTGCCAGTCATATCCGTTTGCAACGCATTGTTACCTTTTTCGGATTTACGGCTATTGCGTTGGCCATTGTGGGCCTTTTCGCGCTTACCGCTTTTTTGATCGGACGTCGGACGAAAGAAATCAGTATCCGTAAAATATTGGGTGCAGACTTGGGCGATCTAGGTATTTTACTTGGTAAGGATTTTATTCGACTTGTGGCATTGGCGGTATTGATTGCTCTCCCTCTTGGCTGGTGGGCAGCTGATGCTTGGCTACAAAGCTTTGTCTACCGGATATCGCTTAATGTGTGGCTATTCACGATTTCTGCTGCTGTCCTTCTCGTCATCGCAGCCTGTACGATAGGTGTCCATATCTTAAAAGCATCGCGTTCGAATATTTCTGACAACCTGAGGAATGAGTAA
- a CDS encoding ABC transporter ATP-binding protein, with amino-acid sequence MIKISNLQKYYRTEEVETVALNNLNIHVKEGEFVAVMGPSGCGKSTLLNIIGLLDDLDEGSYLFNDIEVAKFKERGRSDLRKHNIGFVFQSFNLIDELTVFENVELPLVYTNVPAAERKRRVEEVLEKVQIMHRRNHFPQQLSGGQQQRVAVARAVVNNPKLILADEPTGNLDSNNGNEVMQLLTELNEAGTTIVMVTHSEHDAKFSDRVIRMLDGQVIMETAAL; translated from the coding sequence ATGATCAAAATCAGCAACCTTCAAAAGTACTACCGTACAGAAGAAGTGGAAACCGTGGCACTCAACAATTTGAATATCCATGTGAAAGAGGGTGAATTTGTTGCCGTCATGGGCCCCTCAGGATGTGGTAAATCGACTTTGCTCAATATCATAGGTCTCTTAGATGATTTGGATGAAGGAAGCTACCTGTTCAATGATATTGAAGTGGCTAAGTTCAAAGAGCGTGGTCGCTCGGACTTGCGCAAGCACAATATTGGTTTCGTCTTTCAGAGTTTTAACCTCATTGATGAACTGACGGTATTTGAAAACGTTGAACTTCCTTTGGTTTATACCAACGTACCTGCAGCTGAGCGCAAGCGTCGTGTAGAAGAGGTCTTGGAAAAAGTACAGATTATGCACCGTCGCAATCACTTTCCACAACAGCTTTCTGGAGGACAGCAACAACGTGTTGCCGTGGCTCGTGCGGTGGTCAATAATCCTAAACTGATTTTGGCCGATGAACCTACAGGTAACTTGGATTCGAATAATGGTAATGAAGTTATGCAATTATTGACCGAATTGAATGAAGCAGGTACAACGATCGTGATGGTTACCCACAGTGAGCATGATGCTAAATTTTCAGACCGTGTGATCCGCATGCTTGATGGGCAGGTGATTATGGAGACAGCAGCTTTGTAA
- a CDS encoding efflux RND transporter periplasmic adaptor subunit has translation MDRPLEKKKWNNKRILTLVGITGLVGLISASFYFTSGNSKLNVEADRISIVEVTNNNFQEFIPINGSVLPISSIYLDASVGGRVEEKYVEDGAILKKGDPIMRLSNMDQELNLIQQETQVLNLLTQSQIAQTNAQQVSINNRNQMADVEQAYKEAERVYQLNQKLLNEKAIGSQEFEKSKNEYNYQKERVNLTKQILKQDEVSTNQKANQDKETYHRTQSALELMKRKIGDLVIRSPVDGQLTSFDAEIGQNKNAGERLGQIDVLTGFKVRADIDEHYISRIFPDLQGEFSIGDKNYKLSIKKVYTQVTNGRFQVDMEFINEVPKGIRRGQTLQIRLALSDETKALLLAKGGFYQQTGGNWIFKLDKNGTTAYRVDIQLGRQNPEYYEVIKGLQPGDKVIVSSYETYDKVQELNIKR, from the coding sequence ATGGACAGACCCTTAGAGAAGAAAAAGTGGAACAATAAACGCATATTAACCTTGGTAGGTATCACAGGTTTGGTCGGTCTTATTTCAGCTAGTTTTTATTTTACAAGTGGAAACAGTAAGCTGAATGTTGAGGCAGACCGTATCTCTATCGTGGAGGTTACCAACAACAATTTTCAGGAATTTATACCCATTAACGGTAGTGTTCTACCGATTAGCAGCATCTATCTAGATGCTTCTGTAGGAGGCCGTGTGGAGGAAAAATATGTAGAAGATGGAGCAATATTAAAAAAAGGTGATCCCATTATGCGTCTTTCCAACATGGATCAGGAACTCAACCTCATACAACAGGAAACCCAGGTATTAAACTTACTTACGCAATCTCAGATTGCTCAAACCAATGCACAACAGGTTTCGATCAACAACCGTAATCAGATGGCTGATGTAGAGCAGGCTTATAAAGAGGCTGAACGGGTATATCAGTTAAATCAAAAATTATTGAACGAGAAAGCTATTGGTTCGCAAGAATTTGAAAAATCTAAAAATGAATATAATTATCAAAAAGAGCGTGTCAATCTGACTAAACAGATTTTAAAGCAAGATGAAGTTTCAACGAACCAAAAAGCAAATCAGGATAAAGAGACTTATCACCGCACACAAAGTGCGTTGGAGTTAATGAAACGAAAAATAGGTGATTTGGTCATCCGTTCCCCTGTTGATGGACAACTGACTTCATTTGACGCGGAAATAGGGCAAAACAAGAATGCTGGAGAAAGATTAGGGCAGATCGATGTATTGACTGGCTTCAAAGTTAGGGCAGATATCGATGAACATTATATCAGCCGGATCTTTCCAGATTTACAGGGAGAATTCAGCATCGGTGATAAAAACTATAAACTGAGTATCAAAAAGGTTTATACACAAGTGACCAATGGTCGCTTTCAAGTCGACATGGAATTTATCAATGAAGTACCTAAAGGTATTCGCCGTGGACAAACCTTACAGATTCGATTGGCTTTAAGCGATGAAACCAAGGCGCTCTTACTGGCTAAAGGAGGTTTCTACCAACAAACTGGTGGTAACTGGATCTTCAAATTAGATAAAAATGGAACAACTGCTTATCGCGTAGACATCCAATTGGGTAGACAGAATCCAGAGTATTACGAAGTCATTAAAGGTTTGCAACCTGGAGATAAAGTTATTGTTTCGAGTTATGAAACTTATGACAAAGTGCAGGAACTGAATATCAAACGATAG
- a CDS encoding TolC family protein, with amino-acid sequence MKRIVLYSICFFYSLTHIHAQERSLAECVQLAVQENPTLLQNGYEVKRANIQLNQAKANRLPDVNANLNHGLSSGRYLDKTLNQYTTTNNSSGGFSVGANVPIFNGFRILHDIRMKADAKAASKLEFDTQINELKLDVIEAYIQILTAQDVLKQSELQTEVTEEQLRRADVMHAEGAFAPGDYYDLKGQYANDINTIENNKQLLYMNRLRLANLLNLEEVDLGELKPVELKHDAEIRTSSQLYATARESLPIIPALDWRIKAAERNIKLAKSSYWPSLSLSAGLSTNYSNVADFGYWKQFNNNLGKSVSLNLAIPIFNNLAVYNQVKLAKLDLETTKLQKEIALNELRMETSKAVFNLKNVSSNIVHLREQEQSYTESFRIAQVHFEAGNSNSVVFLTAKNKLDNSRNQLLVKQYEWLLQKYINDYYAGSLNL; translated from the coding sequence ATGAAACGAATCGTCCTATATAGTATATGCTTTTTTTATAGTTTGACACATATACATGCTCAAGAACGCTCACTTGCCGAATGTGTGCAATTGGCCGTACAGGAAAATCCGACCTTGTTACAAAATGGATATGAAGTTAAGCGTGCGAATATCCAACTGAATCAAGCAAAAGCCAATCGCCTGCCAGATGTCAATGCCAATTTAAACCATGGCTTGAGCTCCGGACGCTATTTGGATAAAACACTCAATCAATACACCACAACCAACAATTCTTCAGGTGGCTTTTCAGTAGGGGCCAACGTTCCTATTTTTAATGGGTTTCGTATTTTACATGATATCCGCATGAAAGCAGATGCAAAAGCAGCAAGTAAATTGGAATTTGATACCCAAATCAATGAATTAAAACTGGATGTTATTGAAGCGTATATCCAAATTTTAACGGCACAGGATGTATTGAAACAATCGGAATTACAAACTGAAGTGACAGAAGAACAGTTGCGTAGGGCAGATGTGATGCATGCGGAAGGTGCATTTGCTCCGGGGGATTATTATGATTTAAAAGGTCAATATGCGAATGATATCAATACGATCGAAAATAATAAGCAGCTCTTATATATGAATCGGCTACGCCTTGCTAATTTGCTTAATCTAGAAGAAGTGGATTTAGGAGAATTGAAACCTGTGGAGCTGAAGCATGATGCCGAAATCAGAACTTCATCACAATTATATGCCACTGCCCGCGAAAGTTTGCCCATCATTCCTGCCTTAGACTGGCGGATAAAAGCAGCTGAAAGAAATATCAAATTAGCAAAATCGAGTTATTGGCCATCACTTTCTTTAAGTGCCGGATTGTCGACAAACTATTCCAATGTGGCCGATTTTGGTTATTGGAAACAGTTTAATAATAATTTAGGAAAATCTGTATCATTAAATCTAGCGATTCCGATTTTTAATAATCTAGCGGTCTATAATCAGGTGAAATTAGCTAAATTGGATTTAGAGACGACTAAACTACAAAAGGAAATTGCCTTAAATGAGCTACGAATGGAAACTTCAAAGGCTGTATTTAATCTAAAAAATGTAAGCAGTAATATTGTACACTTAAGGGAACAAGAGCAGAGCTATACCGAATCGTTTCGTATAGCACAAGTTCATTTTGAAGCCGGGAATAGCAATTCTGTTGTCTTCTTGACCGCAAAGAATAAATTGGACAATAGTCGGAATCAATTGCTCGTGAAGCAGTATGAATGGTTATTGCAAAAATATATCAATGATTACTATGCAGGCTCTTTGAATTTATAA
- a CDS encoding sigma-54-dependent transcriptional regulator yields MKKAAILVVDDDQDLLTAVRILLKPKVGHVQVEPNPENLIGHLDKMAYDLVLLDMNFKSTINTGNEGLFWLSRIKEKYPAIRVIMITAYGAVDLAVKSLKQGASDFVVKPWVNEQLLTTISSTLSENKNQEKKLKNDFLSGNGAPDIIGQSVIMDELQYKLEKIAPTDANILILGENGTGKDLIAQAIQKRSLRSHEVYVKVDVGSLTESLFESELFGYKKGAFTDAREDRQGRFEAAHGGTLFLDEIGNISLQQQAKLLTVLQNRYVTPLGSHQMIPVDIRLITATNATLKVLADENRFRKDLIYRINTVEIQVPPLRQRGQDVQLLAEYFLGLYAKKYNKRIDGFESDALKKLFAYHFPGNVRELQYSIERAVIMADEVSITGNDIFFSPIEQLPEEKPLDVSISGSNLEELERKAIKAAIERFNGNISKAAKELGLTRAALYRRLEKYDI; encoded by the coding sequence ATGAAAAAAGCAGCTATATTGGTCGTTGATGACGATCAAGATTTATTAACAGCCGTAAGGATACTACTCAAACCGAAAGTAGGGCATGTCCAGGTGGAACCTAATCCAGAAAATCTGATAGGACACCTAGATAAAATGGCCTATGATCTGGTATTGTTGGACATGAATTTTAAAAGTACAATCAATACCGGTAATGAGGGTTTATTTTGGCTGTCTCGAATAAAAGAAAAATACCCAGCTATTCGGGTCATTATGATCACAGCTTATGGAGCAGTGGATCTCGCTGTTAAATCACTCAAACAGGGAGCTTCTGATTTTGTCGTGAAACCATGGGTAAATGAACAGCTATTAACGACCATATCGAGTACTTTATCTGAGAATAAAAACCAGGAAAAAAAATTAAAAAATGATTTTTTAAGTGGAAATGGTGCCCCAGATATTATTGGACAATCTGTTATTATGGATGAGCTCCAATATAAATTGGAGAAAATAGCACCTACTGACGCTAATATTCTTATTTTAGGAGAGAACGGAACAGGGAAGGATTTAATCGCTCAGGCTATTCAAAAACGATCGCTCCGTTCACATGAAGTCTATGTTAAAGTAGATGTAGGATCGTTGACTGAAAGTTTATTTGAAAGTGAACTGTTTGGTTACAAAAAAGGCGCTTTTACAGATGCTCGCGAAGATCGCCAAGGTCGTTTTGAAGCGGCTCATGGTGGCACCTTGTTTCTGGATGAAATTGGTAACATATCGCTACAGCAACAGGCTAAACTTTTGACGGTTCTCCAAAATCGGTATGTAACTCCGTTAGGGTCACATCAGATGATACCTGTTGATATTCGGTTGATTACCGCTACAAATGCCACTCTAAAAGTGCTCGCAGATGAAAATAGATTCCGAAAAGATTTGATTTATCGGATCAATACTGTTGAAATTCAAGTGCCACCCTTACGACAAAGGGGACAGGATGTTCAACTATTGGCAGAATATTTTTTAGGACTCTATGCTAAGAAATATAATAAGCGTATTGATGGTTTTGAATCCGATGCATTGAAAAAGCTTTTTGCTTACCATTTCCCTGGTAATGTGCGCGAGTTACAATATAGTATAGAACGTGCAGTCATCATGGCTGATGAGGTGAGTATCACTGGGAATGATATCTTTTTCTCCCCAATTGAACAATTACCTGAAGAAAAACCTCTCGATGTGTCAATTTCTGGTAGCAATTTGGAAGAATTGGAACGGAAAGCGATTAAAGCAGCCATCGAACGGTTTAATGGAAACATTAGCAAGGCTGCCAAAGAATTGGGCTTAACGCGAGCTGCTTTATATCGGAGATTGGAAAAGTATGATATTTAA
- a CDS encoding sensor histidine kinase — translation MGNRLLIFFKLLFLLLGSVATAYLLILGMHLYAFLTFMLLLVLAYRFYQQFHFLSKQLVEFAEAVKYHDFTRRFVVKNPKTEQGQLFTAFNQINSTYKEISIEKEIQHQYLDRVINMLNSAIIFYQLDNGKVMWVNDAFKQFFHMPHLGNIAALKKKHAELYEKTMRLKVGEQQMESVQSSKGKIKLLIQSSSFETQEAVFRIVVYQNINEAMDETETKAWHKLLRVLTHEIMNSIAPISSLAETLNGRLDHFRGQEDIEDLKVGISTIQRRSQGLLHFAKSYRMINKVDEPLLIPISVAQLFEHIYQLLEPTIIQKNVDVDIILKNTRLVLHADVNLIEQVIINLMLNAIDAVKTKDDAYISLSAVEVDGKIQVRIEDNGIGIPADLQEQIFTPFFTTKKTGTGVGLTLSKQIMLLHKGTIFVTSEEGKGSVFILQF, via the coding sequence ATGGGTAATCGATTGTTGATTTTCTTTAAATTACTCTTTTTGCTGTTAGGATCTGTGGCAACAGCCTATCTTTTGATATTAGGCATGCATCTATATGCTTTTCTAACTTTTATGCTTCTTCTTGTTTTGGCTTACCGCTTCTATCAGCAGTTCCATTTCCTATCCAAACAGTTGGTTGAGTTTGCCGAAGCGGTTAAATACCATGATTTTACACGAAGATTTGTTGTTAAAAATCCTAAAACGGAACAAGGACAGCTTTTTACTGCTTTTAATCAAATCAACAGTACTTACAAAGAAATCAGCATTGAAAAAGAAATTCAACATCAGTATCTGGATCGGGTAATCAATATGTTGAATTCGGCCATTATCTTTTATCAATTGGACAATGGTAAAGTCATGTGGGTCAACGACGCTTTTAAGCAGTTTTTCCATATGCCACATTTAGGGAATATTGCTGCTTTGAAAAAAAAACATGCGGAGCTTTATGAAAAAACGATGCGTCTGAAGGTAGGGGAGCAACAGATGGAGTCCGTGCAATCGAGTAAAGGAAAAATAAAGCTACTCATTCAAAGCTCTAGTTTTGAAACGCAAGAAGCGGTATTTCGAATTGTAGTTTATCAAAATATCAATGAAGCCATGGATGAAACGGAAACGAAAGCATGGCATAAGCTCCTTAGAGTGTTGACGCATGAAATCATGAATTCTATTGCTCCAATCAGTTCATTGGCAGAAACTTTAAATGGTAGACTGGATCATTTCAGGGGTCAGGAAGATATTGAGGATTTAAAAGTTGGTATCTCTACAATCCAAAGAAGGAGCCAAGGGCTATTGCACTTTGCAAAAAGTTATCGGATGATCAATAAAGTGGATGAACCGCTGCTGATACCGATCTCTGTGGCCCAGCTCTTTGAGCATATCTATCAATTATTGGAGCCCACGATTATTCAGAAAAATGTAGATGTTGATATCATTCTTAAAAATACCAGATTGGTGCTGCATGCTGATGTTAATCTGATCGAACAGGTTATCATCAATTTGATGTTAAATGCCATAGATGCTGTCAAAACAAAAGACGATGCTTATATCAGTCTATCTGCGGTTGAGGTAGACGGTAAAATACAGGTGAGAATCGAAGATAATGGCATTGGTATTCCTGCTGATTTACAGGAACAGATTTTTACGCCCTTCTTTACCACGAAGAAGACTGGGACAGGAGTTGGGTTGACCCTGAGCAAGCAAATTATGCTACTCCATAAAGGGACGATCTTTGTGACTAGTGAAGAGGGAAAAGGAAGTGTTTTTATTCTGCAATTTTAA